TTCGGCTCGGTTTGCACGAGACGCGCTGGCAGCCAGCCGAGCGACGGCGCCAGCCACACGTCGATGCGCCGCCGGTCGCCTTCGCGGCGGGGCAGGCGCATGAAATGGCGCGCATCGATGATGCCCTGATCGGTGCGCACGCCTTCGTCGCCTATCGTCTCGATCGGCCAGATTTCGCCGCTGTCGTTGTCGGTGACGAAGAACTGGCGCGTTACGCCTGGCTGATATGCGTCGGGGTCGCCGCGCACGAGGCTGGCGAGTTGCATCACCATGCTGAAGCGGTCTTGCGCGCCGTCCTGCAGCGGCAGCGTATTCGGCGTACGCGTAAAGCCGATCTGCTTCGTGTCGCGATGGAAGGTGGTTATGTCCTCGCCGCGCCGGCCGCGTTTTTCGATGTACTGATCAGGCGCGAGGCCGAATGCATCGACATGTCCGTGGCTCGAATAGCTGAACGTGCCGATGAACGGCAAGGGCACCGACACGATCATGTCGTACGAGCGGCCATCGCTCGACCAATGGATCGTGCCAGGCTGATTGCGCACGCCGTTGTAGAACGTGTCGTATTGCAACTCGCCCGAAGGCGGCACCGAGAATTTCACGCCGGGCGCAGCAAGCGGCGCGTTGCCTTGACCGGCACCATTCGCGCTGGAATTGGCGGCTCCCGTTGCGGACGACGCAACGCCTGGCGCTGAAGCGGCAGACGAAGCCTCCGCGGGCGCGCTCGCGGTTTCAGTTGCAGGCGCTGTTTGAAGCGGTTGATGAGCGGGTTGCGTGGCCGTCAACACATGTTCACGCGGCGCTCGCGCGACGCGTTTCGGTGCGGCAGGCCTTGCCTTCGCGGGCGGCGGCGAACCGGCCGCCTGCGTTTCGATGCGCTCGGGCTTGAGCAGTGAGACCTGCACGGGAACATGCTCGGGCGACACCGGTTTGAAGGTGTCGTGGTGCCGTTCGAACCACTGCGCCGCGATGAAATGCGCGCCGACGACAGCCGTCAGCACGCCCGCCCAACGCCAGCGCGACGAGCGGCGCTGCGCGGCGGCGAGGCGAGCCTGCGTGACGGAACGGAGAGCGGCTGGAGACGACATCGGAAGAAGCAAAATCCTGAAGGCGGAACGCTATGAACGTCTGAACACGATTCGACCACGCACGGCCATCACGCGTTCCTCACGCTCATCGCGGCGTCGGACTATACCCGAGTTCATACGACAGCTTCTGCGCGCACTCGCGCAGCGCCGTGTCGACTTCGCCGCCCCACGCGATATCGAACGCACCCTCGTGACCCAGCGCGATCAATCCGAGCGCGAGATCGCCATTTGAATCGAACACGGGTGTGCAGAACGCGTGAATGGTCGGCAGCAACATGCCTTCGACGCGCGCCGAGCCATG
The DNA window shown above is from Paraburkholderia sp. PGU19 and carries:
- a CDS encoding DUF3108 domain-containing protein; protein product: MSSPAALRSVTQARLAAAQRRSSRWRWAGVLTAVVGAHFIAAQWFERHHDTFKPVSPEHVPVQVSLLKPERIETQAAGSPPPAKARPAAPKRVARAPREHVLTATQPAHQPLQTAPATETASAPAEASSAASAPGVASSATGAANSSANGAGQGNAPLAAPGVKFSVPPSGELQYDTFYNGVRNQPGTIHWSSDGRSYDMIVSVPLPFIGTFSYSSHGHVDAFGLAPDQYIEKRGRRGEDITTFHRDTKQIGFTRTPNTLPLQDGAQDRFSMVMQLASLVRGDPDAYQPGVTRQFFVTDNDSGEIWPIETIGDEGVRTDQGIIDARHFMRLPRREGDRRRIDVWLAPSLGWLPARLVQTEPNGTQIELVWRGKNARPDANGNNAASSDDTPPAPSQPSVTDPGAGPEKP